TATCATTTATATAAGGCGCATCAAATTATAAAGCTTactgtcaatgaacgtctattttcatacataaggcgcacctgattataaggcgcattataagacactagtaaggaacaggggtgacgCCATGTTGTCTTCTAATTCAGCGGGTCCTGCTGCTGGGtgatgagacctgtaaagctaagataagtaaacaaaattcttaaaaaaataaaaaattaaatatacacagatttctctcctgaaaactgtttatttgggtgagtaaagcacttacgtttatttacagtaagcttagatgtccagatttccactaaggctgggtggagcagcattagcataagtggCTAACCAGTGCGGTTAGTGCTAgttaatgccgcctgacagcgctacactgaggaagcataagtgttccggtaagtcagggtgctatcagctaacggtttgtcccacgtagcttgtttaaacacggtaGCTACagcacgcaggctacagtccgatatactcggcTTTGAATGGCAAAAGCACTTAgtgcaattagcggctaatgctaatgctgctccagcagtgcttgccagggttagcagcaggctacaggccgataatactgacctctgaacggcaaaaagtGGCTTTACTCCTCCTTATAACataactggtagaattcatacataggaaaacaccagattataaaacgcactgacgatttttgggaaaattatgggattttaagtgtgccttgtagtgcaaaaaatacgatacaTACCAgaaacaccccacaagacctgtTTGATTTTGATTGTCTAGACATCTCTTTGAGAAGATTCTTACCTTTGTCCTTTTCCTTGCTTCAGCACATCAACttttaagaactgactgtttacttgctgcctaatatatatcCTAATatatagctaaatatatatatttggatataTTTGAGTTCTGAATTAGAGTTAAAGATAAAATCTGCTTAAACTTAGATCTCCAGGTTAAAAATATGATCCCATTATCACTTTTTCCATCTTTTCCATTCACAACACTATTCACTTAAACACAAATATGTATATTTGCTTTTTTAGGCTTTGCATTTTGACCATGCCattgaaaataaaacacacatgaaGCAGGGTTGAATTTCATTGCCCATGATATGCACTTTGAAGTAAGTAAGACTCCCTTTCTCGATTCACATTGGTAAATTAACCCATTATAAGACTTTTCAGATCCTGTGGAAAATAACTCAGCATCTCACAGTTCAGTTCAACCGATTATTGGTGTATTCGTTAAACGGTCAATGCTCAGCCATTGTATGATGTTGTACGATGAATAGAAGATAATATTTGCATTTGCAGCTAACAGTGTGTATCCTGAGGTCACAGCAGGTCGGTGCTGGCTCAGATTGTACTGTGAGTGGGTGGTGTTCCTGCCAGTTGTCCCCAGCCATACTTAACTTATTAATACCTGTGTTCTGAATACCTGTGTACATTGTGACCATCTGATTAGTAACCTGTACATATATACCTTTGAATCTACCCCAGAATCTGAGACCCTACGTGTAGGGTCCAGAACTAAGCCAGCTATTGTGCCACAGGCATACGTTCCACCTATGACTCTGccatcttctccaccagtcttctAGATTTACAACATATTTCTGAACGCTCTTGTAAAAATGcttattttggaacatttttgcAAAAATAGATCCGTTACTGAAAATGAACAGACTACGAAAAACCCAGCAATACCAGTTCTGGACCATAGATGCAGTAGAAGGCTCAGATTTTGGGGCTTTGTCCATGCAGCTACAGTACGAGTTGTCTTCACACTCAGGGGGTTGACATGGTTGCCATCAGATTGAAGGAACTGATCAGTATCGCAGGAACTGGCTTTCCTGTCTGTAGTGTTTTCTTCCTCGAActggacaaaatgtaaaaaataaaattaaaacaaatgcaAGTGTTTGTGTCCGTTTTTCCACCTTGTTTCTATTAGTAGACCAGttaatttgtaataaaacaaCATGAAGAAAAGATAATTTTTTGAGAACCTGGCCCTCTCAAGTAAACATGTCAACATCCAAACTAGAGCAGTGTATATAAAAAGTAGATAGGTAGTCACAGGTAGTTTAAGAGATGAGTACTGATCTTTAAAACATTTCAACTAAAGAAAGTCTAAACTTAAAACAAACGAAAAAGAAAATCTAGTATGAAAAAGTATAGATCTGAGATCTGGGCTCTGTACAGAAACTCTCAAGGAAAAAATATCATTGTCCCTGTCAGAATTAGTTTACCATCATTATTCTAAAGCTAATATTTTAAGGTACAATTGTAAATGCAGGACTATTCTAATTTCCAacacttaaacatgatgagtttctttgatttgaccaaattgaaaatctctggaatataatcaagagaaagatggatgatcacaagccatcaaaccaagctgaaccactTAAATTTTTGGAGTGgcttaaagtcatccaaaagcagtgtgtaagactggtgaaggagtacatgccaagatgcatgaaaactgggattaaaaaccagggttatcgcACCCTGAGTTCCAGGTGTCTATTAGGAAGAGACTGTCTGACAATGCATCAGTTTTTACCACAGAACTGGTGGCTATTCTGCTAGCACTGCAGTGGGCTGAGGATGTTTGTCCAATTAATATTGTCATCTGTTCTGATTCATTAGCTGCTCTACACAGTCTCTGAACTGGGCGGTTTTCTTGTAGGCCAGATTTAATTCTGGAATTTTTTCAGACACTGTTTTGGCTCAGAATGCAGTGAGTCTGTGTTCAATGTTTGTGGGTTCCAGCCCAAGTTGGAGTAGAGGCGAATGAAATGGTCGATGTGCTGGCTAAACAGTGCTTGAGACATCAAGACTGTGATTTTATCATACCCCTGAGTAAAGCAGAGGCAAAGGTGCTTATTAAGATGCATGTGCGTGCCCTCTGGCAGAGTGAGTGGAAACAGGGGACAAAAGGCAGACATCTTTTTtaacattcagcctacagcaggttCAAGTTCTGTTGAGGGGTATGGTCGGAGGTCTGAAGTAGTGACTACTCGACTTCGCATAGGTCACACATCACACTGAACTCTTCATTACTTCTTATTCACAAACATGACGCAGGGTTTTGTCGGTATGCGCACATAGGAGACACCAGAACACATACAATTACACTGTTTGAAACATTCTGCACAAATTTTGTTTAATACACTAAAAACAAAGGGTCACAAAGATATTTCTTTAAAGGGTTTGCTGTCCTGTGGCTCTGGAATGGGTTAAGTACACAATCAGGTGCTGCTGTTTTTAAAGAgtgttgtttaatttaatttaatctaatttaatttgttcatttttatatacTGCAGATCATTATCCTAAAGTCTTGCTTCACACTCCAGCTCGGTAGGTGGCGGTATGGCACCTGTAGTTGGTCTGCCAGCCGCCATTAAATCCAATAGAAGAAGAGcccactcagcagcagcagccgtaTTATTATAACAGAGATTTCTCTGCTGAAGGTACAGAACTCTACTGCACCTTTACACTgtttaaaactcttaaaatattCTCTAACTGCAGTGCTGTGAAACTGGCACGCTGGTAGCAGCAGATAATCATGCTAACAGTCGGAGGCAGGAGGCAATGTAACGCTAATTATGCGCTTAATAACGTGATTTTtatgcagaaaaataaaatagtatcTTAGTCGATGATCTTTTGACACTGTGGACCCATTTTAATACATAGTGTGAAAGGAAAGTCGCTAATTGAGGGTGtaaacaggctatgttctcttCAGTTCTTCCTCTCAGTGGATAAATAACTCATCTCATAGCTAATCACTTTTTCTGGGTTTGAGGTGATTGTGTTGTGTTTCAGGCAGGCTAATGCCAGCCCTCAGTCTGTCATTTTGTAAAACAAACCTGTAAACTGACCTGAGATCAGAATTATGATCTCTGTATGACTGAGTGTTACCCCTCAGCTCAGCTATTTTTTGACCTCTTGAATAAAACCGGTAGCAAAAGGTTAAAACACAGACAATCTACTTTTTATCTGAGATGCAAcaactagctaactagttatctagctagcctaGTCCTTTGCCATCTCCCAATTAAAAAAActcagtaaagctattctaatcatgaatttacctcagtattgcatttttagtcatgcatttacctcagtagtgcagttTTAGTCATTCATTTACTTCACTAGTAcagttttagtcatacatttacatcacCAGTGAAGTTTTAGTCATACTTTTACTTCACTAGTGCAGTTTTTATCATACATTTATGCAGTAGTGcagttttagtcatatatttatgtCGGTAGTGCAGTTTTAGTAATttgtttacctcagtagtgctatcctAATTATAAAGTTATCTCCGTAAAGCTATTCACATCGTCAATATACATCAGTAGTCCTGCTTTAGTCATATATCTACCTTAGTAGTGCAGTTTTCGTCATACACATTCACcttagtagagctattctaatcatgaattcatctcagtagtgctattccaatTATAAATGTATCTCATTAAAGCTGTTCTCATCATAAATATATGTCAATATTCCTGTTTTAGTCATGTATCTACCTTAGTTGTGCAGTTTCAGTCATACATTACCTCAGTAAAGCTGTTCTACTCATGAAAATACATCAGTAGTGCAGCTTTAGGCATACAactacctcagtagagctattctcaTCATGAATGTACCTTATCAGAGCAGAGCTAGCCAAGTTaagaatttacctcagtaaagctattctaattatacatttctcCATTTGCCAGTCGACGCCACTCCATACTGGTTGTATTAATAAGGATGCCTCCAGTTTGTATTTGTTTGAAGTAGCATTAGAAACAACCAGCTGGGAATAATATGTCCCCTGTTGCAGTCAAATACTAGGTGAACTATTGGAATTTGGCAGCCTCAAATACTGCTATATCATTCAGGATTGTAGCTAATTTTAACTGCTTGTTTGAGTTTGTTGCTTTGTAAATCGTCATCatagtatttaatatttaactgtaATAATCCTAGAGGAATTCCTTAATTTTGTCACCACTAGCTTTGGACATTTTTTCTGctaactttttcttttctttttttttttttttttactttttcagaaaGTAATGATCTCCTGTTCTTCTCCTGTTGCTGGTACACATTTAGTTCCACAAATGCAAAGAATCTTCATCAAGAAGAACTATTAAAACTGGAAGATTCAGAATGAGAGAATATGATGTCGATAGACTCCAGTACCCTAAAAACATTCCCTGCTACTCAACACACCAATGCATCTCCTGGACAAACTAAAGAGAAATCTCACCAGTGCTCTGAGTGTGGAAAGTGGTTTACTAGTCAGTGTATTCTCCAAAcacaccagcgtgttcacactggagagaaaccctttcactgctcagtctgtgggaagagttttagtcagcAGGGTAGTCTCcgaacacaccagcgcattcacactggagaaaaaccttatgagtgctcagactgtgggaaacgTTTTAATCAGCAGGGTCATCTCCAATTACACCAgtgtattcacactggagaggaaccgtattattgctcagagtgtgggaagagttttagtgcGAGAGGTTCCCTgacaaaacaccagcgcattcacactggagagaaaccgtatcactgtttagAGTGTGGAAAGAAATTTAGACTGAGTGGTGCCCTcacaaaacaccagcgcattcacactggagagaaaccatatcagtgctcagagtgtggaaagtgttttactacacaatGTAAGCTTCAGgcacaccagcgaattcacaccgGAGATAAACCTTACCTCTGCTTGGAATGTGGGAAAAGTTTTGGTACACAGGGAAATCTGCtaaaacatcagcgcattcacactggcgagaaaccatatcactgttcatATTGTAGGAAGAGCTTCAATCACCAGGTTTCTCTGcaaaaacatcagcgcattcacactggagagaaaccacatTCCTGCTTAGCGTGTGGAAAGAGGTTTAGAGAAAGGCATACCCTGATggtacaccagcgcattcacactggagaaaggCCGTATCAGTGTTCCAAGTGTGACAAGAGTTTTAAACACCAGATTTCTCTACGAATACatcagctcattcacactggagagaaaccgttttcttgctcagaatgtgggaaggGTTTTCGAGAGAGAGGTTCCCTGATtgtgcaccagcgcattcacagtggagagaaaccgtatccctgctcagagtgtgggaaaacTTTTAGAGTGAGTGGTTCCCTTataaaacaccagcgcattcacactggagataaACCATATCACTGTTCGGAGTGTAAAAAAGGTTTTACCACACAGTGTTCTCTCCAAAATCACCTGCGCAGTCATACTGGAGAAATACCTCATCGCTGTTTGgagtgtgggaaaagttttagtACACACGGTAATCTTCAAATTCACCAGAGCATTCACaatggagagaaaccgtatcactgcttaatTTGTGGGAAAAAATTTTGTCAAAAGGGTAATCTTCAAACTCACCAACGTGTTCACacgggagagaaaccgtatcagtgctcagactgtgggaagagttttagtcagcAGGGTCCTTttcaaatacaccagcgcatccacactggagagaaaccgtatccctGCACAAAGTGTGGGAAGACTTTTAGAGTGAGTGGTGCCCTTATGAACcacaagcgcattcacactgaAAAGAAACTGTTTtcctgctcagagtgtgggaagactTTTAGACTGAGTGGTGCCCTTATgaaacaccagctcattcacactggagagaaaccatatcactgctcggAGTGTGGAAAAGTTTTTACCACACAGTGTTCTCTTCAAAATCACCTGCGCAGTCATACTGGAGAAATACCTCATCGCTGTTTGCAGTGTGGGAAAACTTTTAGTACACACGGTAATcttcaaatacaccagcgcattcacaatggagagaaaccgtatcactgctcagtttgtgggaaaagttttagtCAGAAGGGTAATCTTCAAACTCACCAACGTGTTCACacgggagagaaaccgtatcagtgcacagactgtgggaagagttttagtcagcAGGGTCCTTttcaaatacaccagcgcattcacactggagagaaaccctatcaaTGCTTGGAGTGTGGTAAGAGTTTTAGGGACAGAAGTAGTCAAAAGTATCATAAGCGCATTCACCATAGAACAAATCAGTAATATTGCTCTGATTTTCAGTTTTAAATTCAGATACTTACAAATATGTTTGGCAGTAAAATAAtaagacattttttatttatatggcaCCTTCTCTAAGAGCTCAAAGCACTTAAAAACATTAGGTAAAAACAGATTGTGTTGTCATTTTGGAATTTGTGCTATGTTTTACAACCTCTTTTTTTCCAAGGCAGTAATgaattgggtttttttttttcgtcaaaaaaTTGCAGTCATACTGCAGTAATCATATAAACATAGAGCACACATATTTTGTATACATCATTATAATTGAATTCAGTTCACTTCAAATCTATTTATATTGTGCTTTTTACAATAGATGTTCTCACAAAGAAGCTTTACAGAGATCCAGATCCAAGCCTCAATTAAGAAATGCAATGGCAGTTGCAAGACTTAAGAAAACTTACTTTTCTTTAGAATTATTTGATTCATAATGAAAAGAAAATCCTATAATCGCTGTGTATTAATTTGTATGGGTTTCCTCTGTTCTGTGTAGAGATCCTATAATCGCTGTGTATTAATTTGTATGGGTTTCCTCTGTTCTGTGTAGAGATGATTAACCTTTCAACATATTTGTAAGAATGCATTCAGAATAAACATAACACTTGTGAACTGGCCAGATGAAGATTGTGTTTTTAGTGAATGATATCTTCAGAGAAGAAATCATTCAGGATTGTGGACCTTTCAAGAGTCAGAACCTTAATCACCTTCTGCTGTGATATGAGGGACTAAAGTTAAGAGGCTTTTCTGGCACACcaacaatgtacaatgtacaaaagtaCACAGTGGAGTAATATTATATTCTCCTGGCACCATGGTACAACATGGAGAAACACAAGACATGTTTAAAGCATCCTACTTAAGTACATAAAGGTGAGATAAGTTGAATCGTTTTCACTGAGTAAATGTTCCAGGaatctttattttcatttaataatACTCCCATCACCATGTTTAAAAGCTACTctttttttacctattttaatCACCTTTAAGTCTAACTGTGcagactttatttaaaaaaatgcctgCACTTTCTACATggttcattttaaatgttataaacatGTTCACTGAATGCTGTGTGTTTATACAGGCTGACTAGGCTTTTCCATTTCCTCATATTGATCATCACCTGGAAGAACAGGACAAATCTCAACAAGAAGTTACTGGGTGTAAGGGCTAGAAACCGTGTTCTACACAGTGCAAAGCTCAGAACACCAGACCAGAAGATACCATCCTGAAGAATGTCATGTGTGGGTACACACACCCCAATAGCTTGTGATTACAGATGGTATAGTACCACCTTTTCCAGTGCCAGTGTGGAAACCTCGATCATTGACTCACTGTTTAAATACCTGTGGCTTCGGTTATCACATGGTCTTCTTTGTCTTGCTTCCTGTTCTGCTACAAACAGTTCTGTGATATTGAGAACACACAACCTGCCTTTAATGTTTTATCTAAATTCTGTTCAGTGCTTTTGATGCCAAagtgatatttttttcttttgatagttaatgttaattctgttttttttatgtttgggtTTGTACTGTCATGCTTGACCAGCTAAAGTAGGGCCACTCAaagctgtaaataaaaataatgcatggAATGAACCTGTAGAAGAATTATTCTTCAGCATGTTCTTGTCTCTTTGTGAAAAGGGATAATCTATATATAATGAGTAATTTGATGATTATTAGTATAGttagataatagataataaatatagtatagataaataaatagtaatgAGATAATTTGTAAGTGAGGCCTTGCTGATGAGGTTGCAAGAGTACAGTCAGAAACAGATGGCTGATTGGGGGTCTTCACATAGTTACCATGGTATATGGAAGGTCAAGTGCTTGCTATGTTCTGTACAGTGGTTGCTAAATTGCTCAATAGCTGCTTCATTTCTCTAATATAGACCAGTGCAAAGGCCGCCATGCCACAGTCGGCCCTTTTGGATTTTGATAATTGGCTAATCTGCTGCTCTGTGCTACTctgtttacacactgaacacCAAAGTGCAGCCTTTACTGCTCGCGGCCATGCAACTCCGTTTATTGCATGAACATCACACTGAAAACACTGTTTACTTACACGCTAGTCTGGAACACAGAACCCTCTTGCTGTATTTAGTTTCTAGCTCCTGCACCAGACCGCTCTCACCAATCAGGGGAGACAACATGCTCACATAGTTtattgcagacatcccaagttgcaaaaactAATTTAACTAATGTATATATAGTCACATTATatactcacctcaacatgccttttgcaatcatttagtcccccgtgggcaatgctaaaatcatatttacaaactgtacagccgcaaaactttcattgttttttacttttaccagacatggtaGTCATCCCGTCCAGGAAGAGAAAAAACACATTGCCCGCCCacattaaaaactgattggctgacttgcAGAccctttgcagagaacaggccaatcagaaccctctctgttttgcacttgcttcatgaatatgcacacaaggggagcgcctttctctacctctctttaagAGAAGTGATTGGGAAAAAGTCTGTGTCGCTTGCGTGCGCGTGTTAGATTCCGGCAGTGGTGTGCAGCAAGGCCCTTCTATATGGAACGCCCTTTGGGTCTTTACGTCTACATTGACGTCCGTGTTAACACGTCCAATTTgaacgtcttaagacggcaaaTCTTACCGTGTTAACACGTTACTTTTGGACGTCTTAAGACGTTTAGATGATAGTACTTCCATACTATTGGTTGCCTCAAATGTACCCACCCCTTGTTGATGTAGTGTTTGCGTTGTGGTCACGTGGGCTCTACGCTGTGGTCACATGTGCTTTATGTTGTGGTCACATGGGCTCTACGTAGGCTGTTTCTGAGGATACGTATCCATCACGTGTCTTATACGCAGCTGTGAAGTTGTAATCGGAATGGTCCATGTGTGCCGGGTGGGTTTATCTGTGAGAGTAATTTGGGGCGAGGTCAGGGTGGGTCTTTGGAGgggctttttttttgcagtgtttggaTTCCCCCCCTCAGGTGTGAGTGCAGTGGTAGCACCCAATTTTAAAGTTACGTGTTAACGCGGCACATtttgccgtcttaagacgttGTTACGTGTTAACACGGTAAGAtttgccgtcttaagacgttcAAATTGGACGTGTTAACACGGACGTCAATGTAGACGTAAAGACCCAAAGGGCGTTCCATACTTCTagcccttcagagaaggggtgacaataggtgcatgtaaataatttcataatatttaaaaaaacagcaactaattcaaagcattagcctgCGTTTTTCACttcctacaggactcttatctgactgacagctaattttgagaagggtgtagtagtgctcgtacggcttccgtgtctaagtggtttttccctatgagaaaaatgaatgggcttttcaaaaacccgcctctgtcacattctgtggtaaataaatctgttcagacccctgtacgttttattctgtgtacattttactcctgaacatcagtggatcctctgaatttcgagattgtttaagggtcgtaatgagaaaaatgctaactttaagctaatgctacagcactggagtgaactgaactcccggcgctgctgcagagattagcaggggactcttttcggcgtaacaccagagaactccggcCGTTAGGAGCTTTTTACACACAAGCTGAtcaaactaatgaactaactgcactgcaggagagctgagagtgtcacagcgttaaattactaaaacaggtcagtgatactccagaaccagctgtaacacgttttaacatttaccctctttattatgcagtgaaataaatgggtgtttctggttggttgtcgggcaggtgagggcaggtagttagttgattagttagttgttagttgattatttgggtcaggtgttgtaattagtataaactaatgaccgcaATTAAATACTAAATCCTTCGGGGAAGTGCTGCCGAACTGAGAgccattttctcttattatctgccccttaaagctctaacacagactgcactgctcaacattacactgctcaacattactgaaagagttttcacctgtttaaatgctttaatgatcctctgtgaagaaacataataatccaaaacgctttctgatgggagttcactggtgttgtgcagaatcaaGCCCGAGTCATTTTCCAGCCgcggtgctgtgacgtcagttaagcattagcttaacgttagcatttttctgattactccccttaaatgatttcgaaattcagaggatccagtgatatttaggaggtaaatttacacagaataaaacgtacagggttccgaacatatttatttaccacagaatgtggcagaggccagtttttgaaaagcccattgaAATCCCGTATTGACTTGGACGGCTTAGACGCGGAACCCCAAAGaagccccaaatatgggcataaacaacatggcgccgactacaaaatgacgacacgacttcagtggtctattagcaaagtcgcaggacaatctaaccaatcagattcatgattttcactacgggggcggggccatgactgtctaacccctATCTCGGCGCTCTGCTGAAGGGGCTACGCATTGGTTAGTGTAAAGCGGAgatcatgctggattagttcaatagtttgccaactatcatggaattgcaacGGTGAATGAGACAGATATGTCATCATatttaaaagcctttttaaaggctgcccttcaatgtgaaactattaaACACAACGATAGGCCgactgactggtgagtttttgtgtgtatttaatgttttggctgacctggcgtcttgtagccatacaaatgagtgatatttgttggccggctgtacttgtaggaaaattaagcattgattttgtagctgtatttttgggctgttaatgtgcattaagctcatataactAAGTCGAAACAGTACTTCGTGTGACCccgggggggagggggaggggggggttggggtgatgtgctggcgcagtacttcaggtgagaacgggggggggggggggggggggttctggcgcagtacttcaggtgagaacgaggggtgttgctggcggaatttgacataaaatagcgcgtgcatcgcgtgggggacaaaaactttacagtgtttcccaatttaggggctgcatccttcagaggctgtattcgaagacagattgcgtcacagctgcgcagtaatacaccgcctctgtgggtcgcatccttcatagtatgctgcctgtgaattgggacacaccccgacacgagctgactctagaaaggaaatatgcacgtgaggcgcaatattttgacggcaccccccatgaagccagacggcaccccagggtgccgcggcaccctggttgagaaacactgctatagtcttcttctttaaggaaaacctggaattagcctggcccgagctgattttatactttaaaatgaactggcaacatggtataatgagccattttgcacaaaaaagccactgttcaagtgtgatttcgaagaactttttcatgt
The DNA window shown above is from Astyanax mexicanus isolate ESR-SI-001 chromosome 16, AstMex3_surface, whole genome shotgun sequence and carries:
- the LOC103034435 gene encoding gastrula zinc finger protein XlCGF57.1 isoform X2 yields the protein MMSIDSSTLKTFPATQHTNASPGQTKEKSHQCSECGKWFTSQCILQTHQRVHTGEKPFHCSVCGKSFSQQGSLRTHQRIHTGEKPYECSDCGKRFNQQGHLQLHQCIHTGEEPYYCSECGKSFSARGSLTKHQRIHTGEKPYHCLECGKKFRLSGALTKHQRIHTGEKPYQCSECGKCFTTQCKLQAHQRIHTGDKPYLCLECGKSFGTQGNLLKHQRIHTGEKPYHCSYCRKSFNHQVSLQKHQRIHTGEKPHSCLACGKRFRERHTLMVHQRIHTGERPYQCSKCDKSFKHQISLRIHQLIHTGEKPFSCSECGKGFRERGSLIVHQRIHSGEKPYPCSECGKTFRVSGSLIKHQRIHTGDKPYHCSECKKGFTTQCSLQNHLRSHTGEIPHRCLECGKSFSTHGNLQIHQSIHNGEKPYHCLICGKKFCQKGNLQTHQRVHTGEKPYQCSDCGKSFSQQGPFQIHQRIHTGEKPYPCTKCGKTFRVSGALMNHKRIHTEKKLFSCSECGKTFRLSGALMKHQLIHTGEKPYHCSECGKVFTTQCSLQNHLRSHTGEIPHRCLQCGKTFSTHGNLQIHQRIHNGEKPYHCSVCGKSFSQKGNLQTHQRVHTGEKPYQCTDCGKSFSQQGPFQIHQRIHTGEKPYQCLECG
- the LOC103034435 gene encoding zinc finger protein 883 isoform X1, producing MMSIDSSTLKTFPATQHTNASPGQTKEKSHQCSECGKWFTSQCILQTHQRVHTGEKPFHCSVCGKSFSQQGSLRTHQRIHTGEKPYECSDCGKRFNQQGHLQLHQCIHTGEEPYYCSECGKSFSARGSLTKHQRIHTGEKPYHCLECGKKFRLSGALTKHQRIHTGEKPYQCSECGKCFTTQCKLQAHQRIHTGDKPYLCLECGKSFGTQGNLLKHQRIHTGEKPYHCSYCRKSFNHQVSLQKHQRIHTGEKPHSCLACGKRFRERHTLMVHQRIHTGERPYQCSKCDKSFKHQISLRIHQLIHTGEKPFSCSECGKGFRERGSLIVHQRIHSGEKPYPCSECGKTFRVSGSLIKHQRIHTGDKPYHCSECKKGFTTQCSLQNHLRSHTGEIPHRCLECGKSFSTHGNLQIHQSIHNGEKPYHCLICGKKFCQKGNLQTHQRVHTGEKPYQCSDCGKSFSQQGPFQIHQRIHTGEKPYPCTKCGKTFRVSGALMNHKRIHTEKKLFSCSECGKTFRLSGALMKHQLIHTGEKPYHCSECGKVFTTQCSLQNHLRSHTGEIPHRCLQCGKTFSTHGNLQIHQRIHNGEKPYHCSVCGKSFSQKGNLQTHQRVHTGEKPYQCTDCGKSFSQQGPFQIHQRIHTGEKPYQCLECGKSFRDRSSQKYHKRIHHRTNQ